The sequence below is a genomic window from Longimicrobium sp..
GCGAGTCCGATCTCGCGCTACGCTTATTGTCGCGATGACGGTGCTCGGGGTATCGTGCAATCCGCTGCTCGACGGGCGCGATCGAAATCGGCCGTTGTGGCGCATCGAGTTTACGGCGCCTCCTCGGAGTACGGACGGCACACCGGCGACCGACGGCCAGCGCGTGTACGTCTACGTAGACGGCATCACTGCGTTCGACGCCGAGACGGGGACACGGGTGTGGACCAATCCCACGCCAGGTGTGCGGTCCCGGCCCAAGAACCTGTTGGTCCGGAACGGCCGCGTGTTCGGAGCGGGAGGAGCTGCGGTCGCATTGGATTCGGAGTCTGGCCGCGAACTGTGGAAGTTCCCCCTTTCCAGCAGCGGCCACGCGTCCGCCGGCCTGGGCCGCGCGGCGGTTGACGATGCCACGTTCTATGTGGGCACCGACGCTCACCAGGTATTCGCGCTCGATCAGGTCACGGGCTCGCTGCGGTGGATGGTTGACATCGGCCCTGATTGGGAGCACCGGGGGATCGTCACCGGCGTTACCGTGTCGGGTGACACCGTGTTCGTCAGCGCGCGGCAGTACAACGCGGAGAACGGCTACATCTCGACGGGGTGGATCATCGGCCTGGACCGCGCGACGGGGAAGCGGGTGTGGAGTTTCCGCAACGGTGACGGAACCGATTGGCGGACGGTGGCCGCGGGGGTCAGCGTCGCCGGCTCGCTTCTGCTTGCAAGCGACCACCTGAGCGGAGCCGTCTTTGCGGTGGACCGTACGACCGGGATCGAGGTGTGGCGCCGCATTGGACCGGCAGACCGGTTTGGCTCACTGGCCAGTCCCGTCCCCGTTGGGAACACGGCGTATCACGCTTCGATGGATGCCTACGTCTACGCCTTGGACGTCGCCACGGGCGCTCTGCGGTGGAAGACGGA
It includes:
- a CDS encoding PQQ-binding-like beta-propeller repeat protein, whose product is MTVLGVSCNPLLDGRDRNRPLWRIEFTAPPRSTDGTPATDGQRVYVYVDGITAFDAETGTRVWTNPTPGVRSRPKNLLVRNGRVFGAGGAAVALDSESGRELWKFPLSSSGHASAGLGRAAVDDATFYVGTDAHQVFALDQVTGSLRWMVDIGPDWEHRGIVTGVTVSGDTVFVSARQYNAENGYISTGWIIGLDRATGKRVWSFRNGDGTDWRTVAAGVSVAGSLLLASDHLSGAVFAVDRTTGIEVWRRIGPADRFGSLASPVPVGNTAYHASMDAYVYALDVATGALRWKTENSGGHLSFVLCGKLLFANFMSLAILDRTSGRVQSRIGVPEIFSDFAVEGNRAFAVSDRAVYAYRCD